Proteins co-encoded in one Candidatus Cloacimonas sp. genomic window:
- a CDS encoding sigma 54-interacting transcriptional regulator, whose product MAEDITQKLDAYITKKIALSRVMGFLRDSSKSHLIEITGKSGTGKSHFVQPLMDSVSDVYERRIRFSPHPLVLNHFTELIQIITDVTEEDLYGYYKEFRDNIGSVNKYDFFYYLTERLQGMELYQPLLLLVDDCDVLDGYTRDYLQYLVQYLPDLGIQIVVFTQARLFPFSELENIPALGVEDCQQLLQMTFPDTDFNNGSESEIFQKITSGNLMIIEKVIREMQAQKPKGKFNLSPYLEKTFDAKQIYYEMLEALTSSQKEILAGMYVLDGFAAEELLKALGKPKNFKADLAFLTEKGLISDPAKGCSIQKKKAFSEWLQSSLEVINNNLLSRLMEYLQAKNEYPQLIVSLQMLSKKYNAALFNKVISDFSLINDAESVLKLEEYVLLHTKNPAGKLASTQKIAEAYSALNKKDQAIDHFRQALHICTENNLPAEQIVYKLASDLYAVNSSAFALEIIKQYSPATIDPYWKIKILLLKADIQTENETFNDAFTTLDNVSHSFNSISDQKLRHCVQAEAKKIRGKIHYYINEWEQAEEVFNAAETLYSLAKDHSGLAAIYNNLGVLYMFQGFWEKSEAYFLKSLALEKQYYNLNGISVCYNNLGGLMDDKGDPAKSLYYLEEALKIQRLLAEPYNITNIYNNIGVTLMDHNEYDRAEEALKKSLEIANEFVFNRNTIASMNNLGALYFKKGDWVESISYYEKAIKLSQESDFNEGLLRSFNNLGEVYEKQDELNLAYDLYIKGLELLPSVSDDYIKADLYGNLGSVFTKLHKFKEAYRYLVESLDFFKSIAARDKIIEGYLKQAYYFILTRNIESADYYIAEAQKLATEQNLPFEIGRAYYLRALLERKNPEAAKDHLNNAIRNFVEVGSNYELSLANYELAGVLLDMQEWEQALQILKNNQKIIEKYGSIKLLEQNDILMQKISREYSSQMEEAKFEENLLNQFYEITQKLNTITDLDVLIEQSLASLTEMSSADGGILLLHANPSLPDAWEYKIYNNFSPEEKYYEQFLNICTDIYQSGKLENIKQPHFAPMYNNILVLPLSIRKNTLGVVLLFCKSGSKYFSERIINLLSALANQIIVIIDNIRSANLEKSHAIIREQLSSNNLYADIIGKSPEMLKIFEIIEKVKDTPTTVLLEGPSGTGKELIARALHYSSNRRTKAFVAQYCGALPETLLESELFGHVKGSFTGAAYDKKGLFEIADGGTFFLDEIADISQSTQAKLLRFLQEGEIKRVGATKTEKVNVRVVCATNVPLMERVKRGDFRLDLYYRLNVIRIDVPPLKNRAGDIPLLAIHFLDKYNKRMNKNVPGFSAEAMKILEQFDWPGNVRQLENEIERAVTLAEPNTFIKPSDFSEEVYRHTEYSNTIAMLSGKKNLKDAIEELERKLISQSLEKYQWNQTQAAKELGLSRQGLIKKMQRYNLYREEN is encoded by the coding sequence ATGGCAGAGGATATAACTCAGAAACTGGATGCATATATAACCAAGAAGATAGCTCTATCCAGAGTGATGGGCTTTTTGAGAGATAGTTCCAAGAGTCATTTAATAGAGATAACCGGCAAATCTGGTACAGGTAAAAGTCACTTTGTTCAGCCCTTGATGGATAGCGTTTCCGATGTTTATGAGCGGCGGATTAGATTTTCTCCGCATCCTTTGGTGTTGAATCATTTCACGGAGCTTATTCAAATCATCACTGATGTGACTGAAGAAGACCTTTATGGTTACTACAAAGAATTTAGGGATAATATCGGTTCAGTCAATAAATATGATTTTTTCTATTATTTGACGGAACGCTTGCAAGGGATGGAATTATATCAGCCATTGTTGTTATTAGTGGATGATTGTGATGTTTTGGACGGTTATACGCGTGATTATTTACAATATTTGGTTCAATATCTTCCGGACTTGGGAATTCAAATTGTAGTATTTACGCAGGCGCGGTTATTTCCTTTTTCGGAGCTGGAAAATATTCCCGCTTTGGGAGTGGAAGATTGCCAACAGCTATTGCAAATGACTTTTCCCGACACTGATTTTAATAATGGCAGCGAAAGTGAGATATTTCAAAAAATAACTTCCGGAAACCTCATGATAATAGAAAAAGTCATCAGAGAGATGCAAGCCCAGAAACCGAAGGGAAAGTTTAATTTGAGCCCCTATCTGGAAAAGACCTTTGATGCAAAGCAGATATATTACGAAATGTTGGAAGCCCTTACTTCGTCCCAAAAAGAAATTCTGGCTGGAATGTATGTTTTGGATGGTTTCGCCGCGGAAGAACTGTTGAAAGCGCTGGGCAAACCCAAAAATTTCAAAGCGGATTTAGCGTTTTTAACTGAAAAAGGTTTGATTTCCGATCCCGCAAAAGGTTGTTCAATTCAGAAGAAAAAAGCATTTTCCGAATGGTTGCAGAGCAGTTTGGAGGTAATAAACAACAATTTATTATCTCGTTTGATGGAATATCTGCAAGCAAAAAATGAATATCCTCAGCTGATCGTTTCGCTCCAAATGCTCAGTAAGAAATATAATGCGGCGCTTTTTAATAAAGTGATATCGGATTTCTCACTTATTAATGATGCCGAGAGTGTGCTGAAGCTGGAAGAATATGTGTTATTACATACAAAAAATCCAGCAGGCAAATTAGCGAGCACCCAAAAAATCGCAGAGGCATATTCGGCTTTAAATAAGAAAGATCAAGCGATTGATCATTTTCGGCAGGCATTGCATATTTGTACGGAAAATAATCTGCCGGCAGAACAGATCGTTTATAAGCTGGCAAGTGATCTTTATGCCGTGAATTCTTCCGCTTTTGCTTTGGAAATAATAAAACAATATTCTCCCGCCACCATAGATCCATATTGGAAAATTAAGATTCTGTTGCTAAAAGCCGATATCCAAACTGAAAACGAAACATTCAATGATGCGTTCACTACCTTAGATAATGTAAGCCACTCTTTCAATAGTATTTCGGATCAAAAACTAAGACACTGCGTTCAAGCAGAAGCAAAGAAAATACGCGGTAAAATTCATTATTACATCAATGAATGGGAGCAAGCGGAAGAGGTATTTAACGCAGCGGAAACACTTTATTCTCTGGCAAAAGATCATAGCGGTTTGGCAGCCATCTATAACAACTTGGGTGTGTTATATATGTTTCAGGGTTTTTGGGAAAAGAGCGAGGCCTATTTTCTGAAAAGTTTGGCGTTGGAAAAACAGTATTACAACTTGAATGGGATCTCGGTTTGCTATAATAATTTAGGTGGTTTGATGGATGATAAAGGCGATCCGGCAAAATCGTTATATTATCTGGAAGAAGCACTAAAAATCCAAAGGTTGCTTGCCGAGCCCTATAATATAACCAATATTTACAATAACATCGGGGTAACCCTGATGGATCATAATGAGTATGATAGAGCGGAAGAAGCGCTGAAAAAGTCACTGGAAATAGCCAATGAATTCGTTTTTAACCGAAATACCATCGCTTCGATGAATAACTTAGGAGCTTTATATTTTAAAAAAGGCGATTGGGTGGAATCCATATCCTACTATGAAAAGGCAATAAAATTATCTCAAGAAAGCGATTTTAACGAAGGTCTGTTACGCAGCTTCAATAACTTAGGCGAGGTCTATGAAAAACAGGATGAATTGAATTTGGCTTATGACCTCTACATAAAAGGGTTGGAATTACTTCCTTCCGTTTCCGATGATTATATTAAAGCCGATTTATACGGAAACCTGGGTAGCGTTTTCACCAAGCTGCATAAATTTAAAGAGGCATATCGCTATTTGGTGGAAAGCTTGGATTTTTTCAAGTCCATTGCGGCGCGGGATAAAATTATCGAAGGTTATCTGAAACAGGCATATTACTTCATTTTAACGCGAAATATTGAAAGTGCGGATTATTACATCGCGGAAGCCCAAAAGCTTGCAACCGAACAGAATTTGCCCTTTGAAATTGGAAGAGCTTATTATCTGCGCGCTTTGCTGGAAAGAAAAAACCCAGAAGCTGCCAAGGATCATTTGAATAATGCGATCCGAAATTTTGTGGAAGTAGGCAGCAACTATGAACTCTCTTTGGCAAATTATGAACTCGCGGGTGTGCTTTTAGATATGCAGGAATGGGAGCAAGCGCTGCAAATTTTGAAAAATAACCAGAAAATAATAGAAAAATACGGCTCCATTAAGTTATTGGAACAGAACGATATCCTAATGCAAAAAATCTCGCGTGAGTATTCATCGCAAATGGAAGAGGCAAAATTTGAAGAGAATTTGCTGAATCAATTTTACGAGATAACCCAGAAACTGAATACCATAACTGATCTGGATGTTCTGATTGAACAGTCCCTTGCCAGTTTAACGGAAATGTCCAGCGCCGACGGCGGAATTTTATTGTTGCATGCCAATCCCAGTTTACCGGATGCCTGGGAATATAAGATCTATAACAATTTTTCGCCGGAAGAGAAATACTATGAGCAATTCCTGAATATTTGCACAGACATTTATCAGAGTGGAAAGCTGGAAAACATTAAACAACCGCATTTTGCTCCTATGTATAATAATATTCTGGTGTTGCCATTGTCCATCAGAAAAAATACCTTGGGAGTTGTTCTGCTCTTTTGTAAAAGCGGTTCCAAATATTTCTCGGAACGCATAATCAATTTACTCTCCGCTCTTGCCAATCAAATTATTGTAATTATAGACAACATTCGCAGCGCCAATCTGGAAAAAAGCCATGCCATAATTCGTGAACAGCTGTCTTCCAATAATCTCTACGCTGATATAATAGGCAAAAGCCCGGAAATGTTGAAAATATTTGAGATCATTGAAAAGGTAAAAGATACACCTACCACTGTCCTTTTGGAAGGCCCCAGCGGAACAGGTAAAGAATTGATAGCCCGTGCTTTACATTATAGTAGCAACCGCAGAACGAAAGCATTTGTAGCTCAATATTGCGGTGCTTTACCTGAAACCCTTTTGGAAAGTGAACTTTTTGGTCATGTGAAGGGTTCTTTCACGGGTGCCGCTTATGATAAGAAAGGCCTTTTTGAAATTGCGGATGGAGGAACTTTCTTTCTTGATGAAATTGCCGACATCAGCCAATCAACCCAAGCCAAATTGCTGCGTTTTTTACAGGAAGGCGAAATTAAAAGAGTCGGCGCCACTAAAACCGAAAAAGTTAATGTGCGTGTTGTTTGTGCTACCAATGTTCCTTTGATGGAAAGAGTTAAACGAGGCGATTTTCGTTTAGATCTATATTACCGGTTGAATGTGATTCGCATTGATGTTCCACCTTTAAAAAACCGAGCTGGAGACATTCCTCTTTTGGCAATTCACTTTTTAGATAAATATAATAAACGGATGAACAAAAATGTTCCCGGCTTCTCTGCAGAAGCAATGAAGATTTTGGAACAATTCGATTGGCCTGGAAATGTGCGTCAGCTGGAAAATGAAATTGAACGCGCCGTAACTCTTGCCGAGCCCAATACATTCATCAAACCAAGCGATTTTAGCGAAGAAGTGTATCGGCATACGGAATATTCCAATACGATCGCTATGCTTTCAGGAAAGAAAAATTTGAAAGATGCAATTGAAGAACTGGAGCGTAAACTGATCTCCCAATCCCTGGAAAAATATCAATGGAATCAGACCCAGGCAGCCAAAGAACTTGGCCTATCCCGTCAGGGTTTGATAAAAAAGATGCAAAGATATAACCTCTATCGAGAAGAGAACTAA
- a CDS encoding helicase C-terminal domain-containing protein, whose amino-acid sequence MNSEARKAIKPEVSNMEFFSDKPEFVAIDIETTGLSFSKDEIIQVAAIRFSGNEVVDKFVSFVKPRGKVPKFIEHLTHISADDLKLAPPVKKVLVDFSNFVGNSILVGHNISFDLSFINDFLINGNDFPLNNLYLDTMEIGRIYLPFTTDHKLPTLAAFFDIELDNAHRADADAIATGLLFNALNDYILTHYNYMINARLMDLSMQAQLTSCLNGYLKWIVKQLRTTALSGIKPVPVINELNNVIEHSGSGSLNNIQDVFAENGIFATEFPNYEYRSGQLSMAKQVAEAFAKKEFLVVEAGTGVGKSFAYLVPAIEFSNRNKAKVVVSTNTKNLQEQLFFKDLPQLRKILPLPFKAVLVKGRENYICERRWQDILEEQTRGMSSYDAHGLLNLLVWKEHTHTGDISENSSFDKNHYSVLWHKICSDRYLCGGRKCPNFHGCYVMKLRKDIDNASIVVANHSLLLADAQMENSTLGEYEYLVIDEAHNLVSAASKNLGFTLSYADFNSLFNQLSHSAKKYSGGFLPQLHQAVQKSILTDATKTHIQSLCSKLTNELDGQRQLITTIFTMAADLGNSREANYHKLRIKDTATYPDIYNLLKALSLALKNILNDLVALNNVLTTLKSEQLLNLDIIKDNLSGYLQRFSETEDLLLNLLNPDLENYALWIENELHPERNYPASTFCYAPVEVSGLLNRLLYKNIPCIVFTSATLSIRGSFKFFLNQAGLNLVTEKKVVESIVDSPFDYDKQSLLLISSFLPEHKDKFFQSQALGCLEQIFTTTNVGTMALFTSYKDLDTVYDYLSDTLYHSNRPFFAQGKGSSRNSILDDFKKSKNAVLLGTSSFWEGVDIQGDSLSLLILYKIPFQVPSEPLVEALIDKLERENKDSFMHLMLPNALLRLRQGFGRLIRSKSDRGIVLIMDSRVSKKSYGQYFKQILPGRCIELQNEQHLISEIGKFFSNLAGHL is encoded by the coding sequence GTGAATAGCGAAGCCAGGAAAGCAATTAAACCCGAAGTATCCAATATGGAGTTTTTTTCTGATAAGCCCGAATTTGTGGCTATCGATATCGAAACCACAGGGCTCAGTTTCAGTAAAGACGAAATTATTCAGGTTGCGGCCATCCGTTTTAGTGGAAACGAAGTAGTTGATAAATTTGTCAGCTTTGTAAAACCCAGAGGTAAAGTTCCTAAGTTTATTGAACATTTAACTCATATTTCTGCGGATGATCTTAAATTGGCTCCTCCGGTTAAAAAAGTGCTGGTGGATTTCAGTAACTTTGTTGGAAACAGCATTCTGGTAGGGCATAATATAAGTTTTGATCTCTCTTTCATCAATGATTTTTTAATAAACGGCAATGACTTTCCTTTAAATAACCTGTACCTGGATACAATGGAAATTGGGCGAATTTATCTGCCTTTTACTACAGATCACAAATTGCCTACGCTCGCTGCATTTTTTGATATTGAACTCGATAATGCACATCGAGCTGATGCGGATGCCATTGCTACTGGGCTTCTTTTTAATGCTCTGAACGATTACATTTTAACACACTATAATTATATGATCAATGCACGCTTAATGGATTTAAGTATGCAAGCGCAATTGACCAGTTGTTTAAATGGGTATTTAAAATGGATTGTTAAACAACTGCGCACAACGGCACTTTCAGGCATAAAACCCGTTCCAGTGATAAACGAACTGAATAATGTGATTGAGCATAGTGGTTCCGGTTCTTTAAACAACATACAAGATGTCTTTGCTGAAAATGGTATTTTTGCCACCGAATTTCCTAATTATGAATATCGTTCAGGACAGCTGTCAATGGCAAAACAAGTAGCCGAGGCATTTGCTAAAAAAGAATTTTTAGTAGTGGAAGCGGGAACGGGAGTAGGCAAGTCATTTGCCTATTTGGTTCCGGCAATTGAATTTAGCAACCGCAATAAAGCCAAAGTAGTTGTTTCCACCAATACCAAGAACCTGCAAGAGCAGCTTTTCTTCAAGGATTTGCCTCAATTGCGCAAAATTTTACCCTTGCCATTTAAAGCCGTTTTGGTTAAAGGCAGAGAAAATTATATTTGTGAAAGACGCTGGCAGGATATTTTGGAAGAACAAACAAGAGGAATGTCTTCTTACGATGCGCATGGTTTATTAAATCTGCTTGTTTGGAAAGAACACACTCACACGGGAGACATATCCGAAAATTCCTCTTTTGACAAGAACCATTATAGTGTTCTGTGGCATAAGATTTGTTCCGATCGTTATCTTTGTGGGGGTAGAAAGTGCCCTAATTTTCACGGTTGTTATGTAATGAAATTGCGCAAAGATATTGATAACGCATCTATCGTCGTTGCCAATCATTCTTTGTTGCTTGCCGATGCGCAAATGGAAAATTCCACTTTAGGCGAATATGAGTATCTGGTAATTGATGAAGCGCATAATTTAGTTTCCGCTGCTTCCAAAAACTTGGGTTTCACTTTAAGTTATGCTGATTTTAACAGCTTGTTCAATCAGCTATCTCATTCTGCCAAAAAATACTCCGGAGGTTTTTTACCTCAACTTCATCAGGCAGTTCAGAAAAGTATATTGACCGATGCCACTAAAACCCATATCCAATCTCTTTGTTCCAAGCTGACAAATGAACTTGATGGACAGCGTCAGCTAATTACCACTATCTTTACTATGGCTGCCGATCTTGGTAACAGCAGAGAAGCAAACTACCATAAATTACGCATAAAAGACACTGCTACTTATCCTGATATTTATAATCTGCTGAAAGCGTTATCTTTGGCTCTTAAAAATATTCTCAACGATTTAGTTGCCTTAAATAATGTGCTAACTACTCTGAAAAGTGAGCAGTTACTCAATCTGGACATCATCAAGGATAACTTAAGCGGTTATCTGCAAAGATTTTCCGAAACGGAAGATTTATTACTAAATTTATTAAATCCCGATTTAGAAAACTATGCTTTATGGATTGAAAACGAGCTCCATCCTGAACGCAATTATCCTGCCAGCACTTTTTGTTATGCACCGGTAGAAGTATCTGGTTTATTAAATCGTTTGCTGTATAAGAACATACCTTGTATTGTTTTTACTTCTGCCACTTTATCCATCCGAGGTTCTTTCAAATTCTTTCTCAATCAAGCGGGTTTAAATTTGGTTACGGAAAAGAAAGTAGTGGAAAGCATTGTGGATTCGCCATTTGATTATGACAAGCAGTCGTTATTGTTAATTAGCAGTTTTCTGCCTGAACATAAAGATAAGTTTTTCCAAAGCCAAGCATTGGGTTGTTTGGAACAAATATTCACTACAACCAATGTGGGGACGATGGCTCTTTTTACTTCATATAAGGATTTGGATACTGTTTACGATTATCTCAGCGATACACTTTATCATAGCAATCGTCCTTTTTTTGCTCAAGGCAAAGGTAGCAGCCGAAATTCCATTTTGGATGATTTTAAGAAAAGCAAAAATGCCGTGCTCCTTGGAACTTCTTCTTTTTGGGAAGGAGTGGATATTCAAGGTGATTCACTATCCTTGTTGATATTATACAAAATTCCTTTTCAAGTCCCTTCAGAACCATTGGTGGAAGCTCTTATCGATAAATTAGAACGCGAGAATAAGGATTCCTTTATGCACCTAATGTTACCCAATGCCTTATTGCGTTTAAGACAAGGTTTTGGACGGCTAATCAGAAGTAAATCTGACCGTGGAATTGTCTTGATAATGGATTCCCGCGTTTCCAAAAAAAGTTACGGACAATATTTCAAGCAGATTCTTCCAGGCCGTTGCATAGAACTGCAAAATGAACAACATCTGATCTCCGAAATCGGCAAATTTTTCAGTAATTTAGCAGGACATTTATGA
- the murB gene encoding UDP-N-acetylmuramate dehydrogenase, with amino-acid sequence MSFSAFLLLRQELPHLFEEGIIQSEVPLKEHCTFQIGGPAEIFCLPDNTKQLVELLQFCLTHSIPYFILGKGSNLLISDKGLKGMVISTEHFTKITKDEEYISAFCGVTLKDLANFACENGLSGLEFASGIPGSVGGAVFMNAGAYNYEIKDILYASNCIMPVLDKIIAGKSRIHLRAADHNFSYRHSALQDLGLIHLSSVFHLKKENPALIRQQMNELEQKRWQKQPMELPSAGSVFKRPQGFYTGKLIEECGLKGFRIGDAAVSEKHCGFIVNLGSATAKDVLQLIQHIQNTVFLRYGVKLQTEIRILGEI; translated from the coding sequence ATGAGTTTTAGCGCATTCTTGCTTTTACGCCAGGAATTGCCTCATCTATTTGAGGAAGGAATTATTCAGAGTGAAGTTCCTTTAAAAGAACACTGCACCTTCCAAATTGGCGGTCCCGCTGAAATTTTTTGCCTACCTGATAACACAAAACAATTGGTTGAATTGCTACAATTTTGTCTTACGCATTCTATCCCTTATTTTATTTTAGGAAAGGGCTCTAATTTACTTATCTCCGATAAAGGGCTAAAAGGAATGGTAATCAGCACGGAGCATTTTACTAAAATAACCAAGGATGAAGAATACATTTCTGCATTTTGTGGAGTTACTCTAAAAGATTTGGCTAATTTCGCTTGTGAAAATGGTTTAAGCGGTTTGGAATTTGCCTCAGGAATTCCGGGTTCCGTAGGAGGGGCTGTTTTTATGAATGCGGGTGCCTATAATTACGAAATTAAGGATATCCTCTATGCCAGCAATTGTATAATGCCTGTATTGGATAAAATTATTGCTGGTAAATCTCGTATCCATTTGAGAGCTGCAGACCACAATTTTTCCTATCGCCATAGTGCATTGCAAGATTTAGGATTAATTCATCTTTCTTCCGTGTTTCATCTAAAAAAAGAAAATCCTGCATTAATTAGGCAGCAGATGAATGAATTAGAACAAAAAAGATGGCAGAAACAGCCAATGGAATTGCCCAGTGCGGGAAGTGTTTTTAAGCGTCCGCAAGGTTTTTATACCGGGAAATTAATTGAAGAATGTGGTTTAAAAGGTTTCAGAATCGGAGATGCGGCTGTTTCTGAAAAACACTGTGGCTTTATTGTCAATCTTGGTTCCGCTACAGCCAAAGATGTTTTGCAGCTTATTCAACATATCCAAAACACTGTTTTTCTACGCTATGGCGTTAAATTGCAGACCGAAATTCGCATTTTGGGCGAGATATGA
- a CDS encoding ABC transporter permease, translated as MKSRNILLPLLFLIILVAFWQFISAKGIIAFWVIPSPLQVLKVFVDYPDLIWHHLKPTLLEAVSGLLISIVLGSFTAIAMNLSKVIKQIFYPYLVISQTVPIIAVAPLLIIWFGYGISAKIFAVVLMCFFPIALGLYDGFRSVSIDQIRLLTSMGATPYKIFTLLKIPAALPNFFTGLKLAATYSIMGAVIGEWLGGTSGLGIYMTRATKSYQTAQVFAVILVIVALSLALFGIVALLDRILLKWKYHTIDEYLEPAR; from the coding sequence ATGAAAAGCCGAAATATCCTGCTTCCTTTGCTGTTTTTGATCATCTTGGTCGCATTTTGGCAGTTTATCAGTGCCAAAGGAATCATTGCTTTCTGGGTTATCCCTTCTCCTTTACAAGTATTAAAGGTGTTTGTAGATTATCCTGATTTGATTTGGCATCATTTAAAACCAACCTTGCTGGAAGCGGTCAGCGGACTTTTAATCAGCATTGTTTTGGGCTCTTTCACGGCTATTGCAATGAACTTATCCAAAGTAATAAAGCAAATATTCTATCCGTATCTGGTTATTTCACAAACAGTTCCCATCATAGCGGTAGCGCCTCTGTTGATAATTTGGTTTGGCTATGGAATCAGCGCCAAAATTTTTGCCGTAGTGCTAATGTGTTTTTTCCCCATTGCTTTAGGACTTTATGACGGCTTCAGAAGTGTATCCATAGATCAAATACGGCTTTTAACTTCTATGGGGGCAACGCCTTATAAGATATTTACACTTTTAAAGATTCCCGCTGCTCTGCCTAATTTTTTTACAGGACTAAAACTGGCTGCCACTTACAGCATTATGGGAGCCGTAATTGGTGAGTGGTTAGGGGGAACTTCTGGCTTGGGAATTTATATGACCAGAGCTACAAAATCCTATCAAACAGCCCAGGTCTTTGCCGTGATTTTAGTGATTGTTGCCTTGAGTTTGGCATTATTTGGCATAGTAGCTTTGCTGGATAGAATTTTGCTTAAGTGGAAATATCACACGATAGATGAATATCTGGAGCCGGCAAGATAG
- the mtaB gene encoding tRNA (N(6)-L-threonylcarbamoyladenosine(37)-C(2))-methylthiotransferase MtaB yields MIRIAISTLGCKANQAESSIILDQFTDYTLVNWQEEADIYIINTCTVTNRTDYKSRYLIRQALAQKAKNPFAKIVVTGCFAQRYPEEIAQMGNIDWIVDNQQKLNIADILAGSNYEFMDIMQAKEYVFKPTHKMYDRTRAFQIIQDGCDFNCAYCAVPYGRGRSRSATLEQVLQQAQLFVDNGYKEIVLSGINIGLYKDGTNNLATVLKSLNALKGLELIRLSSLEPQLFNRELLNLIPTLDKLCLHYHLPLQCGAATVLKRMQRHYTPTTAYRLVTDILERIPSAAIGMDVITGFPGETEAEHKQTCDFLRSLPLAYLHIFSFSKRKGTPAYDLPNQIPKMEKNKRSNELIQISHELTSNYTKFLCDNDILLRGIVEKSENGYCEFLSDHYVRVRFLGNYKVGDLGQVKSKEAQMPL; encoded by the coding sequence TTGATCCGTATCGCCATATCCACCCTTGGTTGCAAAGCTAATCAAGCGGAATCATCCATAATTTTAGACCAATTCACCGATTACACCTTAGTTAATTGGCAGGAAGAAGCCGATATTTACATCATCAACACTTGCACTGTAACCAACCGAACGGACTATAAAAGCAGGTATTTAATCCGTCAAGCGTTGGCTCAGAAAGCCAAAAATCCCTTTGCTAAAATTGTGGTAACCGGTTGTTTTGCCCAACGCTATCCCGAAGAAATCGCCCAAATGGGCAATATTGATTGGATTGTAGATAATCAACAAAAACTTAATATAGCGGACATTCTGGCAGGCAGCAACTATGAATTTATGGATATTATGCAGGCAAAGGAATATGTTTTCAAACCAACGCACAAAATGTATGATCGAACTCGCGCCTTTCAAATCATTCAGGATGGCTGCGATTTTAACTGTGCCTATTGTGCAGTTCCTTATGGAAGAGGAAGAAGTCGGTCGGCAACTTTGGAACAAGTTTTACAGCAAGCCCAATTATTCGTGGACAACGGTTACAAGGAAATTGTCCTTTCTGGCATAAACATAGGGCTTTATAAAGATGGAACTAACAATTTAGCCACCGTTTTAAAGAGTTTAAATGCCCTAAAAGGTCTGGAATTGATTCGTCTCAGTTCCCTGGAACCGCAACTGTTTAATAGGGAATTACTTAACCTGATTCCTACTTTAGATAAGCTTTGCTTGCATTATCACCTACCGTTGCAATGCGGTGCGGCTACGGTGCTAAAACGGATGCAGCGCCACTATACTCCCACCACAGCTTATAGGTTAGTAACAGATATTTTGGAACGAATTCCTTCGGCAGCTATCGGAATGGATGTGATAACCGGTTTCCCAGGAGAAACGGAAGCAGAACATAAACAGACCTGTGATTTTTTGCGTTCTCTGCCTTTGGCTTATTTGCATATTTTTAGCTTCTCCAAAAGAAAAGGGACTCCTGCTTATGATCTGCCAAACCAAATCCCCAAAATGGAAAAAAACAAGCGCAGTAACGAACTTATCCAAATATCGCACGAACTTACATCCAATTATACAAAATTCCTGTGTGACAATGATATTTTATTACGCGGAATTGTGGAAAAAAGTGAGAATGGCTATTGTGAATTCTTGAGCGATCACTATGTTCGGGTTCGCTTTTTGGGCAATTATAAGGTGGGTGATTTGGGACAAGTAAAAAGCAAGGAAGCGCAAATGCCGCTATAA
- a CDS encoding phosphoribosylglycinamide formyltransferase — translation MERTTFSTHKIAVFSSGLSRGSNLSAMHSYFTENKLPIEIALVIFTRPDAPAVQLAKNLGLHYQIVAAHNMPSFESKVLELCQQNKIELIALAGFMKKLSQTFLEQINIPVMNIHPALLPKYGGAGMYGMAVHNAVFAAQEKESGVTIHLVDPQYDHGNIIAQETITIQDCNSPEEIAEKVLKTEHSTYAKTIYQLLSKR, via the coding sequence ATGGAAAGAACTACATTTAGCACTCATAAAATAGCTGTTTTTAGCAGCGGCTTAAGTCGCGGTTCAAATTTGAGCGCTATGCACAGCTATTTTACAGAAAATAAGTTACCGATCGAAATCGCTTTGGTGATTTTTACTCGTCCAGATGCCCCTGCCGTTCAATTAGCCAAAAATTTAGGACTACATTATCAAATTGTTGCTGCCCATAATATGCCAAGTTTTGAAAGCAAAGTTCTGGAGCTCTGCCAGCAAAATAAGATAGAACTTATTGCGCTTGCCGGCTTTATGAAAAAGCTTTCCCAGACCTTTCTGGAACAAATAAACATCCCTGTGATGAACATTCACCCGGCTTTACTTCCCAAATATGGAGGCGCAGGAATGTATGGAATGGCAGTTCATAATGCTGTTTTTGCTGCCCAAGAAAAGGAAAGTGGCGTAACAATTCATCTGGTCGATCCCCAATATGATCACGGAAATATCATTGCTCAGGAGACCATCACGATTCAGGACTGTAATTCTCCTGAAGAAATTGCCGAAAAAGTTCTGAAAACAGAGCACTCCACTTATGCCAAAACTATCTATCAATTATTGAGTAAGCGTTGA